The Thermodesulfobacteriota bacterium genome includes the window GGGAGAGTTCCTCGGGTGAGATCCCGTCCAGGAAAACGTCGCCCGCATCCCGGAGCATAACCGAAGGAATATACAGCGGACCCCGGTACTTCCGCCCCACCGCGGACAGGATGTCCTCACCCCCCAGAAGCCCCGCCACGGTGACGCTTTCTCCCATCAGACGATTGGCCGCAGGAACAAGGCGGAAGGGTTTTCCCGACCTCCGGGAGAATTCTTCAAGAAAATCCGACACCACACCTTCTGCGGACTTCCCCGTCACGACAGTGCCCCCTTCCCCGCTCCGCTCCCATCGCTTCCGCCGGAACAGGGCTGCCTTGTCGTCCAGGAAGCGGCGGAGCAGCCCCACGCCGTTCTCGAGCTGTGGGAAGGAGCCGTATGCCTTCCTCCCCGGGACCCTCTCGCCGGCGAGGAGGTAATATTCGTCGGCCGCCATGGCGAACGGCCGGAAATCCCCGATGAGGGCCAGCGTCTCCCGGGCTTCTTCCCGGGTTACGGGGCGAAGCGGCGGCAGGCCGGCCCGGTGGGACGTGAGCCCCACGGGGACGACAGCGACGCTTTGCAGGCCGGGCCGCAGCGCCGAAAGCTCCCGAAGGGTCCGGGCCAGCTCTTCCTTGTCGTTGATCTCCGGGCAGACGACGATCTGGCCGTGCAGCGCGATACCGGCCCGGACCAGGCGGCGCATCGTCTCCATGATGTCCCGGGCCCGGGGGTTGCCCAACATGCGGCGACGAAGCTCCGGCGACGTCGTGTGGATCGAAACGTAGAGCGGAGAGAGGCGGTACCGGACGATCCGTGCCTCCTCCCCTTCCGACAGGTCGGAGAAGGTGACGTACTGCCCGTGGAGGAAGGAGAGCCGCACGTCCTCGTCCTTCACGTACAGGGCCGGCCTCAAGCCCTTCGGAAGCTGGTGGACGAAGCAGAAGATGCACCGGTTCCGGCAGCGGCGGACGCGGATCGGCTCCGGGATTATTCCGAGGGGGCGGCCCGAAGGCCGGAACGTCTTCCGGCGCTCCCTCCCGGATGCGTCTCTCCATCGCAGGAGGAACCGGCTCCGCGAGGTCAGGAAGTGGAGGTCGAGGAGGTCCTCGACCGGTTTCCCCGAAACCGAGAGGATCCGGTCTCCCGCCCGGATCCCCGCCGACTCCGCGAGCCCTCCGGCCGCCACGGATTCGACGCGGAGTCCTTTACCCATCGGAGAGCGTCTGTATGCCCATGTAGAGGTATTGGGCCCCCGAGACCGCGGTGGTAAGGGCGCACAGCCCTATGACCACCGGGCGGATCGCCGATTCGTCCCCCGCCGGCAGGAAGCGGCGCACTTCGGGAAACGCCGTGTACGCAAGGAAGTAGACGACGGTCAGGATCTGGACCGCCGTGTTGAGCTTGCTGATCCCCGTCGGCCGGATGTCGCTCGCGTCGATCAGCAGGAGGTAGAGGGAGCTCCCGACCACGATGAACAGGTCCCTGCTGATCACGAGGATCGTGAGCCACAGCGGGACGGCTTCGACGTAGGCGAGGACGATGAAGGCGGTGGCCATGAGGAGCTTGTCCGCGATCGGGTCGAGGTACGCCCCCACCAGTGTGCGCTGGCGCAGGCGGCGCGCCAGGATGCCGTCGAGCCCGTCGGTGAGGCCGCAGAGCGCGAAGATCCCGAGGGCGATCCTTCCCTTGCCCGCGAGCATGAAGTAGACGAACAGAGGGACCAGGAGCACCCGCATCGCCGTGAGGCCGTTGGCGATGTTGATCAGGCGGGCCTGGTCGAACCGGTCTTTTCCGGGCGGTGAAGGCATATTTCCCTCTCAACGGCGGTCAGCAGGCCGGCGACCCCCTCGCCGGTCTTCGCGGAGATCCGCAGCGACCCGGAGGGCCCCGACGGCCCCGGCAGGCAAAGGTCCCGCTTGTTCATCACGAGCAGGAACGGCTTCTCGCGGAACGAAAGCTCCCCGAGGATGGCGTCCACGGAGGCGATATTGCTCTCCATCGCTTCGGAGCTCCCGTCGACCACGTGGAGGAGGAGATCCGCCTCTCCGATCCCCTCCAGCGTCGCCAGGAACGCCTGCCGCAGCTCCTCCGGAAGATCGTGGATGAAGCCGACCGTGTCCACCAGGATCGCGTCGCTGCCGCCCGGAAGTCGGAATCGCCGCGCGGTGGGGTCGAGCGTGGCGAATAGCTGGTCCGCGACGAAGACTTCGGCGCCCGTCAGCCGGTTGAAGAGGGTCGATTTCCCGGCGTTGGTATATCCCACCAGCGCGACGACCGGGTATCCGACCTCCTTCCGGCGCCGGTAATGGAGGGTCCGTGTCCTCCGCACCGTCGAAAGCTCCCGCTCGATCTGGCGGATCTGCTGCCGGATCCTGCGGCGGTCCTCCTCGAGCTTCTTTTCGCCGGGGCCCCGCGTCCCGATCCCGCCGCCCAGCCGCGATAGCTCCTTGCGCCCGCCGGCGAGCCGCCCCAGGCGGAACGAGAGCTGCGCGAGCTCCACCTGGAGCTTCCCTTCCTTCGTCCGCGCCCGCTGGGCGAATATGTCCAGGATGATCTCCCGGCGGTCGAGCGTCTTCACCCCGAACTCCTCCTCCAGCAGCGCCTGCTGCTTCGGCCGGAGGAGGTTCTGGAACACCACGAGGTTCGCCTGCCGCTCTGCGATCATCCCCTTGATGTGCTCGATGGTTCCCTTCCCCACCAGCGTCGCGGGATTCTCTGCCTGCAGCGTCTGGACGTGGGAAGCCGCGACGGAGGCGCCGGCGGATTCCACGAGATCCGAAAGCTCCTTCATCACCTCCGAGACGTGCAGGACCGCGGACGGACCCCGTTCCCGTTTCCGGTGGGCGTAGACGAGGAAGGCGCTTTCCCTGGGTCCGGTCCCCGCAGCCATCAGTCGATCCGGAGCACGCCGTACCCGAAGCGGGCCTTCAGCTCCCGGGCCAGGTCCAGCGACGGGGAAACGCCCTCGGAGGAAGGGAGGGCGAGGACCGCCTCATACTCCCCTTCCCGGATAAGGTGGAGGAACGCCCTCTTCTCCCCGGAGTGCCGGCGGATCGACTTGGCCAGGTCGGCGACGTCGTCCTTCCCGGCTCGGTCCAGGTGGAGCCGGAAGTGGACCGATTTGGCGAGCCGCTCCCGCACGTTCGCCATGAGGAAGGCCTCGTCGGCGTGGATCTCGAAACCGTTCTCCGAATGCTTCAGCCGCCCCACGAGGAAGACCGGGTCGGGGCTCGAAAGCGCGTCGCGGCATTCCTGCCAGGTCTTGGGAAATACCGTCACGTCCACCGTCCCTTCCTGGTCCTCGAGGGTCAGGCCGGCCATCCGGTCTCCTTTCCGGGTGACCTTCTCCTTCAGCCCGGTCACGATTCCGCCGATCTTGACCTCGGTCTCGTCCTTCAGCTTCGCGAGCCCGGCGGTGGTGAAGTTCGCGTACATCGCGATCTCCGCGGCGAACGACTCGAGCGGGTGCCCGGTGATGTAGAACCCGAGCGCCTCCTTCTCGTACTGAAGCCGTTCCCGGCGGCTCCACGTTTCCTTCCCGCCCGCGGCGTTCTCCCGCCCCTTGACGGGCCGGGGGACGGGACTCTCCCCGGAAGGGGCTCCGAAAAGCGCGAACTGGCCGGATTCCCTTCGGCGCGCCTCGGCCTGCGCTTCATCGAGGAGGGAGGGAAGGTCGTTGAACAGCTTCCCCCGGTCCGGGTCGAGGGAATCGAGCGCCCCGGACTTGATCAGGCTCTCCACGGCGCGCTTGTTCACCTTGCGCAGGTCGGTCCGGAAGAGGAAGTCGCGCGCGGAATCGAACGGGCGGTCTTTCCTCGCATCGAGGATCGCCTCGACCGCGGAGGCGCCGAGCCCCTTGATCGCCGAGAGCCCGAAGCGGATCCCGTCGCCGGAGGGGAAGAAGGCGTACTGCGACTCGTTCACGTCGGGCGGCAGGATCGGGATCCCCTTCTCCCGCGAGTAGGCGATGTAGCGGATGATCTTGTCGGTGTCCCCCGACTCGGAGGTCATCAGTGCGCTCAGGTATTCGACCGTATGGTGGGTCTTCAGGTACGCGGTCTGGTAGGCGACGAGCGCGTAGGCCGTGCTGTGGGACTTGTTGAACCCGTACCCTCCGAACTGCCGGATGAGATCGAAGATCTCCGCGGCCTTCTTCTCCGGGATGCCGTTGGCGCGGGCCCCCTCCAGGAACTGCCCCTTCTGCTTCTCCATCAGGGCGTCGTCCTTCTTCCCCATCGCCTTCCGGAGGACGTCGGCCTGGCCGAGCGTGAATCCCGCCAGGCTCTTGGCGATCTCCATCACCTGTTCCTGGTAGAGGATGACGCCGTACGTATCGCTGAGGATCTCCTCGAGCTGCGGCAGCGGGTAGGCGACCTTCTTCCGCCCGTGCCTGCGCTCCACGAAGTCGTCCGCCATGCCGCTCTGGAGCGGTCCCGGGCGGTAGAGCGCCATCATGTCGATCAGGTGGTTGAACCGGTCCGGCTTGAGACGCTTGATCAGCTCGGTGAATCCGTGGCTCTCGCTCTGGAAGACGCCCGCCGTATCGCCCCGGGAAAGCGTCTTGTACGTCTCCCCGTCGGTCAGCGGAAGGGTGTTCAGGTCGATCCCGATCCCTTTCCGCTCCTTGAGGAGGCGCAGGGTGTCGTGGATCGAGGTGAGGTTCCGCAGCCCCAGGAAATCGAACTTGACGAGCCCCACCCGCTCGACCGGCTTCATGGAGTATTGCGTCGTGATCTCCCCCGTCGTCTGGCGATACAGGGGGCAGTACTCCGTGATCGGCCGGTTCGCGATCACGACCGCGGAAGCATGCGTCCCCGCGTGCCGGGAGCGCCCCTCGATCTCCCGCGAGTATCGGAACAGCTCGGCGATCTTCGGATCGGAGTCGATCATCTCCTGGAGCTTCGGCTCCGCCTTCGGCGCGTTCTCCAGCGTCATCTTCAGGTCGGCGGGGATCAGCTTGGCGATCCGGTCCACCTCGGCGTACGGCATCTCGAGAACCCGCCCGACGTCCCGCACGGCCGCGCGCGGTTTCCACGTCCCGAAGGTGATGAGCTGCGCCACGTTCTCCCTGCCGTACTTCTCCTGGACGTACGCGATGACCTCGTCCCGCCGGTCCTTGCAGAAATCGCAATCGATGTCGGGGAGGCTGATCCGCTCCGGGTTCAGGAACCGCTCGAAGAGCAGTTTGTACGGGATGGGGTCCACCTCGGTGATCCGCAGGCAGAAGGCGACGAGGCTCCCCGCGGCGCTTCCGCGTCCCGGTCCCACGGGGATCCCCCGTCTTTTCGCATAATTGATGAAGTCGGCGACGATCAGGAAATAGCCGGAGAAGCCGGTCTTCTCGATCACGGAAAGCTCGTAGTCGAGTCGCCGGCGGTACTCCTTCCGCAGATCCGGGGGCATGTCCCCGTCGCGGACCCGCAGTTCCTCGAGGCGCTCCTCGAATCCCTCCTCCGCATCCTTCCGGAGCCGCCCCTCGGAGGTCTCGCCCGGCGGCAGGTCGAATTCCGGGATCATGTTCTTCCCCAGCTCGATCTCCACGTTGCACCGCTCGGCGATCCGGAGGGTGTTCGACAGGGCATCGGGGGCGGCATGCCCGAACGCCCGCTCGAACTCCTCCGCGGACTTCACGTAAAACTGTTCGGTCCCGAACCGCATCCGCGTCGGGTCGCTCATCGTCTTGCCCGTCTGCAGGCAAAGGAGGATTTCCTGGAACCGCGCGTCCTCCCGGTTGAGGTAGTGGCAGTCGTTGGTCGCGACCAGGGGAGTCCCCGTGCGGCGGGCGAGGGCGATGATCCGGGGATTCATCCGGTCCTGCTCCGGCAGCCCGTTGTCCTGGATCTCCAGGAAGAAGCGGCCGTCCGGGAAGATCGACCTGTACTCATCGAGGACATCGAGCGCCCTTGCCTCCCCTTCCGCGCCCATCGTGAAGGGGATCTCCCCCTGGAGGCACGCCGACGTGGCGATCAGCCCCTCCGAGTGGCGCCGGAGCAGCTCCTTGTCGACGCGGGGCCGGTAGTAGAACCCTTCCGTGTGGGCGAGGGAGGAGAGCTTGAGAAGGTTCCTGTAGCCGGCCGCGTTCTCCGCCAGGAGGATCAGGTGGTAGGCGTACTCCCCCGTGGGAGCCGCCTTCCGCTCCTCCCGGGAGCCCGGGGCGACGTAGATCTCGGTCCCGACGATCGGCTTCACGCCGGCCTTCCGGGCCTCCTCGTAGAACTCGATCGTCCCCATCATTCCGCCGTGGTCGGTGACCGCGACCGCCGGCATGCCCAGCCCCCGCACGCGCTCCACCAGCGGGCCGAACTGGATCGTCCCGTCCAGGAGGCTGTACTGCGAATGCAGGTGGAGGTGGACGAAGCTCTTCATTCCCACTCGATCGTGCTCGGCGGCTTCGACGAGATGTCGTAGGCCACCCGGTTGATCCCCTTCACCTCGTTGATGATCCTTGACGAGATCCTCTGGAGGACGTCGTACGGCAGGCGGACCCAGTCGGCGGTCATCCCGTCCTGGCTCTGGACGGCGCGGACGGCGGCCACGTTCTCGTAGGTCCGGAAGTCGCCCATCACCCCCACGGTCTTGATCGGGAGGAGGACGGCGAAGGACTGCCAGATCGACTCGTAGAGCCCCGCCTTGCGGATCTCCTCGATCACGATCTCGTCGGCGTCCCGCAGGATCCGCAGCCGCTCTGCGGTGACAGGACCGATGATCCGGACCGCGAGCCCCGGCCCCGGGAACGGCTGCCGGTCCAGGATCCGGGACGGCAGCCCGAGCTCGCGCCCCAGCTCCCGCACCTCGTCCTTGAACAGCTCCCGGAGCGGCTCGATCAGCTTCAGGTGCATCTTCTCCGGGAGCCCGCCCACGTTGTGGTGGGACTTGATGACGGCGGACGGCCCCTTGAAGGAGACGCTCTCGATCACGTCCGGGTAAAGGGTCCCTTGTCCGAGAAAACCGGCGCCCGGTATCTTCCGGGCGGCCTCCTCGAAGACCCGGATGAACAGCTCCCCGATGATCTTCCGCTTCCGCTCGGGGTCCTCCACGCCGGCCAGCGCCGAGAGGAACCGCTCCTCGGCGTCCACGTATTCGAGGTGGAGCCCGATGTCGTCCCGGAAGGTGTGGATGACCTCCTCGGCCTCCCCCTTCCTCAGCACGCCGTTGTTGACGAAGATGCAGGTGAGCCGGTCGCCGATCGCCTTGTGGAGCAGGACCGCGGCGACGGAGGAGTCCACCCCTCCGGACAGCCCGAGGATCACTCCCTCGTCTCCCGTCTTTTCCCGGATCTTCCGCACGCTGGTTTCCACGAAGGAGTGCATCGTCCAGGAGGGCTCCAGCCCGCAGATCCGGAACAGGAAGTTCGATATGATCTCCTTCCCGCGCGGGGTGTGGACGACCTCGGGGTGGAATTGCACCCCGAAGACGGTGCCTTCCCGGTTCGACATGGCGGCCACGGGGGAGTTCCCCGAGGAGGCGATCGCGGTGAAACCTTCCGGCAGGCGGTCGATCCGGTCGCCGTGGCTCATCCAGACCGGGATCCCCATGTTGTGGCGGAACTCCTCGATCCCGAGGAACAGCGGGCTGCCCCACTGCCCGTGGATGCTGGCGGTCCCGTACTCCCGCTCCTTCGACCGCCCGACCTCCCCGCCGAGCAGGTCGGCGATGAGCTGCATCCCGTAGCAGATCCCGAGGACGGGGACTCCCAGCTCCAGCGTCTCCCGGGAGACCCGGGGGGCGTCGGCGTCGTACACGCTGGAAGGTCCGCCGGAGAGGATGATCCCGGCGGGGTCGAAAGAGCGGATGAAGTCGATCCCGACGTTGAAGGGGTGGATCTCGCTGTAGACACGGAGCTCCCGGACGCGCCGGGCGATCAGCATCGTGTACTGCGAGCCGAAGTCGAGGATGAGGATCCCGTTTCCCAATGCCTACTCCACCCGGTAGTTCGGGGCTTCCTTGGTGATGATGACGTCGTGCACGTGGCTCTCCCTCAATCCAGCGGGGGTGATCTTCATGAAGGCCGCGCGCCGGTGCAGCTCCGGGATGTTCTTCGCCCCTACGTAGCCCATGCCGGACTTCAGGCCGCCGACGAGCTGGAAGATGACGCCCGACAGGGGGCCGCGGTTCGGGACGCGCCCCTCGATCCCTTCCGGGACCAGTTTGCTCTCGGCTTCCACGTGCGCCTGGAAGTAGCGGTCCTTGCCCCCCCGCTTCATCGCCTCGAGGGAGCCCATTCCGCGGTACACCTTGTAGGAGCGTCCCTGGTAGAGCACCATTTCCCCCGGGCTCTCTTCCGTGCCCGCGAAGAGCGACCCGATCATCACGGCCGCGGCTCCGGCGGCGATCGCCTTCGTGATGTCCCCGGAGAACTTGATCCCCCCGTCGGCGACGATGGGGATCCCCTTCCTTGCGGCGACCCGGGCGCAAAGCTGGATCG containing:
- a CDS encoding DUF512 domain-containing protein, with the protein product MGKGLRVESVAAGGLAESAGIRAGDRILSVSGKPVEDLLDLHFLTSRSRFLLRWRDASGRERRKTFRPSGRPLGIIPEPIRVRRCRNRCIFCFVHQLPKGLRPALYVKDEDVRLSFLHGQYVTFSDLSEGEEARIVRYRLSPLYVSIHTTSPELRRRMLGNPRARDIMETMRRLVRAGIALHGQIVVCPEINDKEELARTLRELSALRPGLQSVAVVPVGLTSHRAGLPPLRPVTREEARETLALIGDFRPFAMAADEYYLLAGERVPGRKAYGSFPQLENGVGLLRRFLDDKAALFRRKRWERSGEGGTVVTGKSAEGVVSDFLEEFSRRSGKPFRLVPAANRLMGESVTVAGLLGGEDILSAVGRKYRGPLYIPSVMLRDAGDVFLDGISPEELSRRAGTEVRVFDPTPRGFHDVVYHGKRLLNR
- a CDS encoding CDP-alcohol phosphatidyltransferase family protein codes for the protein MPSPPGKDRFDQARLINIANGLTAMRVLLVPLFVYFMLAGKGRIALGIFALCGLTDGLDGILARRLRQRTLVGAYLDPIADKLLMATAFIVLAYVEAVPLWLTILVISRDLFIVVGSSLYLLLIDASDIRPTGISKLNTAVQILTVVYFLAYTAFPEVRRFLPAGDESAIRPVVIGLCALTTAVSGAQYLYMGIQTLSDG
- the hflX gene encoding GTPase HflX is translated as MAAGTGPRESAFLVYAHRKRERGPSAVLHVSEVMKELSDLVESAGASVAASHVQTLQAENPATLVGKGTIEHIKGMIAERQANLVVFQNLLRPKQQALLEEEFGVKTLDRREIILDIFAQRARTKEGKLQVELAQLSFRLGRLAGGRKELSRLGGGIGTRGPGEKKLEEDRRRIRQQIRQIERELSTVRRTRTLHYRRRKEVGYPVVALVGYTNAGKSTLFNRLTGAEVFVADQLFATLDPTARRFRLPGGSDAILVDTVGFIHDLPEELRQAFLATLEGIGEADLLLHVVDGSSEAMESNIASVDAILGELSFREKPFLLVMNKRDLCLPGPSGPSGSLRISAKTGEGVAGLLTAVEREICLHRPEKTGSTRPA
- the dnaE gene encoding DNA polymerase III subunit alpha: MKSFVHLHLHSQYSLLDGTIQFGPLVERVRGLGMPAVAVTDHGGMMGTIEFYEEARKAGVKPIVGTEIYVAPGSREERKAAPTGEYAYHLILLAENAAGYRNLLKLSSLAHTEGFYYRPRVDKELLRRHSEGLIATSACLQGEIPFTMGAEGEARALDVLDEYRSIFPDGRFFLEIQDNGLPEQDRMNPRIIALARRTGTPLVATNDCHYLNREDARFQEILLCLQTGKTMSDPTRMRFGTEQFYVKSAEEFERAFGHAAPDALSNTLRIAERCNVEIELGKNMIPEFDLPPGETSEGRLRKDAEEGFEERLEELRVRDGDMPPDLRKEYRRRLDYELSVIEKTGFSGYFLIVADFINYAKRRGIPVGPGRGSAAGSLVAFCLRITEVDPIPYKLLFERFLNPERISLPDIDCDFCKDRRDEVIAYVQEKYGRENVAQLITFGTWKPRAAVRDVGRVLEMPYAEVDRIAKLIPADLKMTLENAPKAEPKLQEMIDSDPKIAELFRYSREIEGRSRHAGTHASAVVIANRPITEYCPLYRQTTGEITTQYSMKPVERVGLVKFDFLGLRNLTSIHDTLRLLKERKGIGIDLNTLPLTDGETYKTLSRGDTAGVFQSESHGFTELIKRLKPDRFNHLIDMMALYRPGPLQSGMADDFVERRHGRKKVAYPLPQLEEILSDTYGVILYQEQVMEIAKSLAGFTLGQADVLRKAMGKKDDALMEKQKGQFLEGARANGIPEKKAAEIFDLIRQFGGYGFNKSHSTAYALVAYQTAYLKTHHTVEYLSALMTSESGDTDKIIRYIAYSREKGIPILPPDVNESQYAFFPSGDGIRFGLSAIKGLGASAVEAILDARKDRPFDSARDFLFRTDLRKVNKRAVESLIKSGALDSLDPDRGKLFNDLPSLLDEAQAEARRRESGQFALFGAPSGESPVPRPVKGRENAAGGKETWSRRERLQYEKEALGFYITGHPLESFAAEIAMYANFTTAGLAKLKDETEVKIGGIVTGLKEKVTRKGDRMAGLTLEDQEGTVDVTVFPKTWQECRDALSSPDPVFLVGRLKHSENGFEIHADEAFLMANVRERLAKSVHFRLHLDRAGKDDVADLAKSIRRHSGEKRAFLHLIREGEYEAVLALPSSEGVSPSLDLARELKARFGYGVLRID
- the guaA gene encoding glutamine-hydrolyzing GMP synthase, producing the protein MGNGILILDFGSQYTMLIARRVRELRVYSEIHPFNVGIDFIRSFDPAGIILSGGPSSVYDADAPRVSRETLELGVPVLGICYGMQLIADLLGGEVGRSKEREYGTASIHGQWGSPLFLGIEEFRHNMGIPVWMSHGDRIDRLPEGFTAIASSGNSPVAAMSNREGTVFGVQFHPEVVHTPRGKEIISNFLFRICGLEPSWTMHSFVETSVRKIREKTGDEGVILGLSGGVDSSVAAVLLHKAIGDRLTCIFVNNGVLRKGEAEEVIHTFRDDIGLHLEYVDAEERFLSALAGVEDPERKRKIIGELFIRVFEEAARKIPGAGFLGQGTLYPDVIESVSFKGPSAVIKSHHNVGGLPEKMHLKLIEPLRELFKDEVRELGRELGLPSRILDRQPFPGPGLAVRIIGPVTAERLRILRDADEIVIEEIRKAGLYESIWQSFAVLLPIKTVGVMGDFRTYENVAAVRAVQSQDGMTADWVRLPYDVLQRISSRIINEVKGINRVAYDISSKPPSTIEWE